One Novosphingobium sp. EMRT-2 DNA segment encodes these proteins:
- a CDS encoding cytochrome ubiquinol oxidase subunit I, with amino-acid sequence MDMAVVELSRLQFALTAMYHFLFVPLTLGLSFMLVIMESIYVMTGREIWRVVTRFWGKLFGINFVLGVATGLTMEFEFGTNWSYYSHYVGDIFGAPLAIEGLMAFFLEATFVGLMFFGWDRLSKIGHLLVTFLTALGTNLSALWILIANGWMQNPVGATFNPDTMRMEVTDFYSVLFNPVAQAKFVHTVSAGYVCASVFVMGISAWYLLKGKWTNVARRSMMVAAAFGLASSLSVVVLGDESGYALTDNQKMKLAAIESMWHTEPAPAGLSLFGIPDMQAQETRFEIKVPYVLGLISTRSLTGEVTGINELVLRADERIHSGLIAYDAVEKLKADRNDIAARATFEKHKADLGYALLLKRHMADPRQASDAQILKAAWDTVPNVPVMFWLFRFMAGLGFFFIAFFAAAFWCASVCQFNRTWFLRVAVAIIPLPWLAIEFGWVLAEIGRQPWAVDGVLPTFLGASSLTVAQVWTTIAGFTLLYGTLAVIEVRLMLASIRKGPVEHHAPAENGAKDGMNGGFAPLPAE; translated from the coding sequence ATGGATATGGCAGTCGTAGAGCTTTCCCGCCTTCAGTTCGCGCTGACGGCCATGTACCACTTCCTGTTCGTGCCGCTGACGCTTGGCCTCTCGTTCATGCTCGTCATCATGGAGAGCATCTACGTGATGACCGGCCGGGAGATATGGCGCGTGGTCACGCGCTTCTGGGGCAAGCTGTTCGGGATCAATTTCGTGCTGGGTGTGGCCACGGGCCTTACCATGGAATTCGAGTTCGGCACCAACTGGTCGTATTATTCGCACTATGTTGGAGACATCTTCGGCGCGCCGCTGGCGATCGAGGGGCTGATGGCCTTCTTCCTGGAAGCGACGTTCGTGGGCCTGATGTTCTTCGGCTGGGACCGGCTGTCGAAGATCGGGCACTTGCTGGTAACGTTCCTGACGGCGCTGGGCACCAACCTCTCCGCGCTGTGGATCCTGATCGCCAACGGCTGGATGCAGAACCCGGTGGGCGCGACGTTCAATCCCGACACGATGCGCATGGAAGTGACCGACTTCTATTCGGTGCTGTTCAATCCGGTGGCGCAGGCCAAGTTCGTTCATACCGTCAGCGCGGGCTATGTCTGCGCCTCGGTCTTCGTGATGGGCATTTCGGCGTGGTACCTGCTGAAGGGCAAGTGGACCAACGTCGCCCGCCGGTCGATGATGGTGGCTGCGGCGTTCGGCCTTGCCTCGTCGCTGTCGGTCGTCGTGCTGGGCGACGAATCGGGGTACGCCCTGACCGACAACCAGAAGATGAAGCTCGCCGCGATCGAATCGATGTGGCACACCGAACCGGCTCCGGCCGGGCTCTCGCTGTTCGGCATCCCGGACATGCAGGCCCAGGAAACGCGGTTCGAGATCAAGGTGCCCTACGTCCTCGGGCTGATCTCCACGCGCAGCCTGACGGGCGAGGTGACCGGCATCAACGAACTGGTGCTGCGCGCCGACGAACGCATCCACAGCGGGCTGATCGCCTATGACGCGGTGGAGAAGCTGAAGGCCGACCGTAACGACATCGCCGCGCGCGCCACGTTCGAGAAGCACAAGGCCGATCTCGGCTATGCCCTGCTGCTCAAGCGGCATATGGCCGATCCGCGCCAGGCGAGCGACGCGCAGATCCTCAAGGCCGCGTGGGACACCGTGCCCAACGTGCCGGTGATGTTCTGGCTGTTCCGCTTCATGGCGGGGCTGGGCTTCTTCTTCATCGCCTTCTTCGCGGCGGCGTTCTGGTGCGCGTCGGTGTGCCAGTTCAACCGCACATGGTTCCTGCGCGTGGCGGTGGCGATCATTCCGCTGCCGTGGCTGGCGATCGAGTTCGGCTGGGTGCTGGCGGAAATCGGCCGGCAGCCGTGGGCGGTGGACGGCGTGCTGCCGACCTTCCTCGGCGCATCCTCGCTCACGGTCGCGCAAGTATGGACGACGATCGCGGGGTTCACGCTGCTCTACGGCACGCTGGCGGTGATCGAGGTGCGGCTGATGCTCGCGTCGATCCGCAAGGGACCGGTCGAGCATCACGCGCCGGCTGAGAATGGCGCGAAGGACGGCATGAATGGCGGCTTTGCGCCGCTGCCGGCGGAATAA
- the cydB gene encoding cytochrome d ubiquinol oxidase subunit II: MGIPLDYETLRLIWWVLLGTLLIGFALTDGYDLGVAALLPFVGKDDEERRLVINAVAAHWEGHQVWLILGGGAIFAAWPFVYAVSFSGFYLAMFLVLASLILRPVAFKYRSKKPDAGWRARWDWALFIGGFVPALVFGVAVGNVLAGAPFRLDSDLRVTYEGTLLGLFTPFTLLTGLLSVTMVVLHGAGWLSVKIEDGPVMERARRIGTWAAIGSIVLFAAGGLIVAKGGLGFRLDGLIDAAGPSNPRFSSAAAAPGAWLANYGAHPWMLVAPLLGLAGPAIALAGIRGRSSVLNLIGSSLATVGIIATVGLSMFPFILPSSIDPRSSLTVWNASSSHLTLFIMLLVTVVLLPIVLAYTSWVMSVLFGRVTIQDVRTNPDFY, encoded by the coding sequence ATGGGTATCCCGCTCGATTATGAAACGCTGCGCCTGATCTGGTGGGTGCTGCTGGGCACGCTGCTGATCGGCTTCGCGCTGACCGACGGCTATGACTTGGGCGTGGCGGCGCTGCTGCCGTTCGTCGGCAAGGACGACGAGGAGCGCCGGCTGGTCATCAACGCGGTGGCGGCGCACTGGGAAGGCCATCAGGTATGGCTGATCCTGGGCGGCGGCGCGATCTTCGCGGCCTGGCCGTTCGTCTATGCCGTGAGCTTCTCCGGCTTCTACCTCGCCATGTTCCTGGTGCTGGCGTCGCTGATCCTGCGGCCAGTGGCGTTCAAGTACCGCTCCAAGAAGCCCGATGCCGGCTGGCGCGCGCGGTGGGACTGGGCGCTGTTCATTGGCGGTTTCGTGCCCGCGCTGGTGTTCGGCGTGGCGGTGGGCAACGTCCTGGCCGGTGCGCCGTTTCGGCTGGATAGCGACTTGCGCGTAACCTACGAAGGCACGCTGCTGGGCCTGTTCACGCCCTTCACGCTGCTCACCGGCCTGCTGTCGGTGACGATGGTCGTGCTGCACGGCGCGGGTTGGCTTTCGGTGAAGATCGAGGACGGCCCGGTGATGGAACGCGCGCGGCGGATCGGCACCTGGGCGGCAATCGGCTCGATCGTGTTGTTCGCGGCGGGTGGGTTGATCGTGGCCAAGGGCGGACTGGGTTTCCGCCTGGACGGGCTGATCGACGCCGCCGGGCCTTCCAATCCGCGCTTTTCCAGCGCGGCGGCGGCACCCGGCGCCTGGCTGGCCAACTACGGCGCCCATCCGTGGATGCTCGTCGCGCCGCTGCTGGGCCTTGCCGGCCCGGCGATCGCGCTGGCAGGCATTCGCGGGCGCAGTTCCGTGCTGAACCTGATCGGGTCGTCGCTGGCAACGGTAGGCATTATCGCCACGGTCGGCCTGTCGATGTTCCCGTTCATCCTGCCCAGTTCGATCGATCCGCGATCGAGCCTGACGGTGTGGAACGCCTCGTCGAGTCACCTGACGCTATTCATCATGCTGCTGGTGACGGTGGTGCTCCTGCCGATCGTGCTGGCCTATACAAGCTGGGTCATGAGCGTGCTGTTCGGCCGCGTGACGATCCAGGACGTCCGCACCAACCCCGATTTCTATTGA
- a CDS encoding helix-turn-helix transcriptional regulator, whose amino-acid sequence MKPADLSDLKANANRMAQRLKIMSHPERLLMLCRMDEGEVSVNELVALTGLSQSAVSQHLAMLREEGVVAIRGEAQTRFYSLKDPVVRAIIHALCIICDQQHDSGLDAGQAAA is encoded by the coding sequence ATGAAGCCAGCAGACCTCTCCGACCTGAAGGCCAACGCCAACCGCATGGCCCAGCGGCTCAAGATCATGAGCCATCCCGAACGCCTGCTGATGCTGTGCCGGATGGACGAAGGCGAGGTTTCGGTGAACGAACTGGTCGCGCTGACCGGTCTGTCGCAATCGGCCGTGTCGCAGCATCTGGCCATGTTGCGCGAGGAAGGCGTGGTGGCGATCCGGGGCGAGGCGCAGACCCGGTTCTACAGCCTGAAGGACCCGGTGGTCCGCGCGATCATCCATGCCCTGTGCATCATCTGCGATCAGCAGCATGATAGCGGCCTGGATGCGGGGCAGGCGGCGGCTTGA
- a CDS encoding M20/M25/M40 family metallo-hydrolase, with product MRSFRLGALAASLLAATLMTPAARAADAPAPAPLRADQAKFRELYKEFVETDTSITTGSCTALADKIEGHLKAAGFADTQITRFAVPDHPKEGGLVVVLPGSSKTLKPILLLGHLDVVVAKREDWTRDPYQFIEENGYFYGRGVADMKAMDAIWVDMLMRFKSEGYRPKRTLKLALTCGEETSWAFNGVRWLAENRRELIDAEFALNEGGGGRTDGSPEGKVIQQNLHVGEKVVANFKIEATNPGGHSSIPIRDNAIYELSDALVKLRDYEFPLMLNDTTRGYFAKLGATRNDAIGKAMLAIVANPADKQAEATLNTDRSFHSMLRTTCVATLLEGGHANNALPQRAAATVNCRIFPGVSFEAVQKTLTDVIADPRMTVTKIDDRGPLPKAPPLTPQITGPIDKLMAKYYPGVPLVPVMSTGATDGIYLEAVGIPSYGPPGLYGDPDGNGAHGLNERMRAKAVYTGRDFLTDLVKAYAG from the coding sequence ATGCGTTCGTTCCGCCTTGGCGCCCTTGCCGCCAGCCTGCTTGCCGCCACGCTCATGACACCGGCCGCCCGCGCGGCCGACGCGCCCGCACCAGCGCCCTTGCGCGCCGATCAGGCGAAATTCCGCGAACTCTACAAGGAGTTCGTGGAGACCGACACGTCGATCACCACCGGCAGCTGCACCGCGCTGGCCGACAAGATCGAAGGCCATCTCAAGGCCGCCGGCTTTGCCGACACGCAGATCACCCGCTTCGCCGTGCCCGATCATCCCAAGGAAGGCGGGCTGGTCGTGGTGCTGCCGGGCAGTTCGAAGACGCTCAAGCCCATCCTCCTGCTTGGCCATCTCGACGTCGTCGTCGCCAAGCGCGAGGACTGGACCCGCGATCCCTACCAGTTCATCGAGGAAAACGGCTATTTCTATGGCCGCGGCGTGGCCGACATGAAGGCGATGGACGCCATCTGGGTCGACATGCTGATGCGCTTCAAGTCCGAAGGCTATCGCCCCAAGCGCACGCTCAAGCTGGCGCTGACCTGCGGCGAGGAAACGAGCTGGGCGTTCAACGGCGTGCGCTGGCTGGCGGAGAACCGGCGCGAACTGATCGACGCCGAATTCGCGCTGAACGAAGGCGGTGGCGGCCGCACCGACGGATCGCCCGAAGGCAAGGTGATCCAGCAGAACCTGCACGTCGGCGAAAAGGTCGTCGCCAACTTCAAGATCGAGGCGACCAATCCCGGCGGCCACAGCTCGATCCCGATCCGCGACAACGCGATCTACGAACTGTCGGACGCGCTGGTGAAGCTGCGCGACTACGAATTCCCACTGATGCTGAACGATACAACGCGCGGCTATTTCGCGAAGCTGGGCGCAACGCGGAACGACGCGATCGGCAAGGCCATGCTGGCGATCGTGGCCAACCCGGCCGACAAGCAGGCCGAAGCCACGCTCAACACCGACCGCTCGTTCCATTCGATGCTGCGCACGACCTGTGTCGCCACGCTGCTCGAAGGCGGCCACGCCAACAACGCGCTGCCGCAGCGCGCGGCGGCCACGGTCAACTGCCGCATCTTCCCCGGCGTCTCGTTCGAAGCCGTGCAGAAGACGCTGACGGACGTTATCGCCGATCCGCGCATGACGGTGACCAAGATCGACGATCGCGGCCCGCTGCCCAAGGCTCCGCCGCTGACCCCGCAGATCACGGGTCCGATCGACAAGCTCATGGCGAAGTACTATCCCGGCGTGCCGCTGGTCCCGGTCATGTCCACGGGCGCGACCGACGGCATCTACCTCGAAGCAGTGGGCATCCCCTCCTACGGCCCGCCCGGCCTCTATGGCGATCCCGACGGGAACGGCGCGCACGGCCTGAACGAACGGATGCGCGCGAAGGCCGTCTATACCGGCCGCGATTTCCTGACCGATCTGGTCAAGGCCTATGCCGGCTGA
- the gyrB gene encoding DNA topoisomerase (ATP-hydrolyzing) subunit B — translation MASSSENTPNTNSYGADSIKVLKGLDAVRKRPGMYIGDTDDGSGLHHMVFEVSDNAIDEALAGHCDLVLIELNPDGSVSVEDNGRGIPTGIHAEEGVSAAEVIMTQLHAGGKFENTSDDNAYKVSGGLHGVGVSVVNALSEWLELTIWRDGEEHWMKFAHGDAVAPLVVRGPAPEGKKGTRVTFLASDETFKNVTVYDFEKLEHRYRELAFLNSGVRILLRDKRGEEVKEHDLYYEGGIAAFVRYLDRNKVALLPDPIAISAQRDGIGIDVALEWNDSYYENVLCFTNNIPQRDGGTHLAAFRAALTRTLNGYAEKSGMLKKEKVSLTGDDMREGLTAIVSVKLPDPKFSSQTKDKLVSSEVRQPLESLMGDKMTEWLEENPAHAKAVIQKIIDAAAAREAAKRARELTRRKGAMDIASLPGKLADCQERDPSKCELFLVEGDSAGGSAKQGRDRHYQAILPLKGKILNVERARFDRIISSKEVGTLIQAMGTGIRDEFNLEKLRYHKIVIMTDADVDGAHIRTLLLTFFHRQMPDIIRAGHLFIAQPPLYKVAKGRSEVYLKDNAALDRYLIEAGLAGRVLETAGGARGGVELDALVEHALRMRNLMAFVPRRYDPAIIEALALAGALDPDLSVDARVEALARTARWLDRGDTEARWTAVLSEEGGYHIQRQWRGVTDHHIIEPGFLTSAEARKLARLAAEHADVYSATARLVRASAAVAEPEPAATADESEQEAARPRAAPKDAITRPSELLDAVLAGGRKGLSIARYKGLGEMNAEQLWETTLDPDNRSLLQVKVEDADVTDEIFTRLMGDIVEPRRDFIQENALNVANLDV, via the coding sequence ATGGCCAGCTCTTCAGAAAACACCCCGAACACCAATTCCTATGGCGCGGATTCGATCAAGGTCCTGAAGGGTCTTGACGCGGTCCGCAAGCGCCCGGGGATGTACATCGGCGATACCGACGACGGGTCGGGCTTGCATCACATGGTGTTCGAGGTTTCCGACAACGCGATCGACGAGGCGCTGGCGGGGCATTGCGACCTGGTGCTGATCGAACTGAACCCGGATGGGTCGGTTTCGGTCGAGGACAACGGGCGCGGCATCCCCACCGGCATCCACGCCGAAGAGGGCGTGTCGGCGGCCGAGGTCATAATGACCCAGCTGCACGCCGGCGGAAAGTTCGAGAACACCAGCGACGACAACGCCTACAAGGTTTCGGGCGGCCTCCACGGCGTCGGCGTCTCGGTGGTCAACGCGCTGTCGGAATGGCTGGAGCTCACCATCTGGCGCGATGGCGAGGAGCACTGGATGAAGTTCGCGCATGGCGACGCGGTGGCGCCGCTCGTGGTGCGCGGGCCGGCACCCGAAGGCAAGAAGGGCACGCGCGTGACCTTCCTCGCCTCGGACGAGACGTTCAAGAACGTCACCGTCTATGATTTCGAAAAGCTCGAGCATCGCTACCGCGAACTGGCGTTCCTCAATTCGGGCGTGCGCATCCTGCTGCGCGACAAGCGCGGCGAGGAGGTCAAGGAGCACGATCTCTACTACGAGGGCGGGATCGCGGCCTTCGTGCGCTATCTCGATCGCAACAAGGTGGCGCTGCTGCCCGATCCGATCGCGATCTCGGCGCAGCGCGATGGCATCGGCATCGACGTCGCGCTCGAATGGAACGACAGCTATTACGAAAACGTGCTGTGCTTCACCAACAACATCCCGCAGCGCGATGGCGGCACGCACCTTGCGGCGTTCCGCGCGGCGCTGACGCGCACGCTCAACGGCTATGCCGAAAAGAGCGGCATGCTGAAGAAGGAAAAAGTCAGCCTGACCGGCGACGACATGCGCGAGGGGCTGACCGCGATCGTCTCGGTCAAGCTGCCCGATCCGAAGTTTTCCTCGCAGACCAAGGACAAGCTGGTCAGCTCGGAAGTGCGCCAGCCGCTCGAAAGCCTGATGGGCGACAAGATGACCGAGTGGCTGGAGGAAAACCCGGCCCACGCCAAGGCGGTGATCCAGAAGATCATCGACGCCGCCGCCGCGCGCGAGGCGGCCAAGCGCGCCCGCGAACTGACGCGGCGCAAGGGCGCGATGGACATCGCCAGCCTGCCCGGCAAGCTGGCCGACTGCCAGGAGCGCGATCCGTCCAAGTGCGAACTGTTCCTGGTCGAGGGTGACTCGGCAGGCGGCAGCGCCAAGCAGGGCCGCGACCGCCATTACCAGGCGATCCTGCCGCTGAAGGGCAAGATCCTGAACGTCGAGCGCGCGCGGTTCGACCGGATCATCTCGTCCAAGGAAGTCGGCACGCTGATCCAGGCGATGGGCACCGGCATCCGCGACGAGTTCAACCTCGAAAAGCTGCGTTACCACAAGATCGTTATCATGACCGACGCCGACGTCGACGGCGCGCACATCCGCACGCTGCTGCTGACGTTCTTCCACCGCCAGATGCCCGACATCATCCGCGCCGGGCACCTCTTCATTGCCCAGCCGCCGCTCTACAAGGTCGCCAAGGGCCGGTCGGAAGTCTATCTCAAGGACAACGCCGCGCTCGATCGCTACCTGATTGAGGCGGGCCTTGCCGGGCGCGTGCTGGAAACGGCCGGCGGCGCGCGGGGCGGCGTGGAACTCGATGCGCTGGTCGAACACGCGCTGCGGATGCGCAACCTGATGGCCTTCGTGCCGCGCCGCTATGATCCCGCGATCATCGAGGCGCTGGCGCTGGCCGGTGCGCTTGATCCCGATCTTTCGGTCGATGCCCGCGTCGAAGCGCTGGCGCGCACCGCCCGCTGGCTGGACCGGGGCGATACCGAAGCGCGCTGGACGGCGGTGCTGTCCGAAGAGGGCGGCTATCACATCCAGCGCCAGTGGCGCGGGGTGACCGACCACCACATCATCGAACCGGGCTTCCTGACCAGCGCCGAGGCGCGCAAGCTGGCGCGGCTCGCTGCCGAACACGCCGACGTCTATTCCGCCACCGCGCGGCTGGTCCGCGCTTCCGCTGCCGTGGCCGAGCCGGAGCCGGCCGCCACCGCCGACGAGAGCGAGCAGGAAGCGGCCCGGCCGCGTGCCGCGCCGAAGGACGCGATCACGCGCCCGTCCGAACTGCTCGACGCGGTGTTGGCGGGCGGCCGCAAGGGCCTGTCCATCGCGCGCTACAAGGGGCTGGGCGAAATGAACGCCGAGCAGCTCTGGGAAACCACGCTCGATCCGGACAACCGCTCGCTGCTGCAGGTCAAGGTGGAAGACGCCGACGTGACCGACGAAATCTTCACCCGCCTGATGGGCGACATCGTCGAACCGCGGCGCGATTTCATTCAGGAAAACGCGCTCAACGTCGCCAATCTGGACGTCTGA
- a CDS encoding HNH endonuclease, producing MLHTALIERAAAARPHSGDAARNLSGCPALVLNADYTPLSYYPLSLWPWQTAIKAVFLERVDIIATYDREVHSPSLDMKIPSVIALRQYVRPSEFPAFTRFNLFLRDRFVCQYCGSPDQLTFDHVVPRRLGGRTTWENVSTACAPCNLRKGGRTPKQAHMRLMEEPIRPTTWQLQEKGRAFPPNYLHESWRDWLYWDVELES from the coding sequence ATGCTTCATACCGCGTTGATAGAGCGGGCGGCTGCGGCCAGGCCCCATAGCGGCGATGCCGCGCGGAACCTGTCGGGTTGCCCCGCGCTTGTCCTCAATGCCGATTACACCCCGTTGAGCTACTATCCGCTCAGCCTGTGGCCGTGGCAGACGGCGATCAAGGCCGTGTTCCTGGAGCGGGTGGACATCATCGCCACTTATGACCGCGAGGTGCACAGCCCTTCGCTGGACATGAAGATCCCCTCGGTGATCGCGCTGCGCCAGTATGTGCGGCCGAGCGAGTTTCCCGCCTTCACCCGCTTCAACCTGTTCCTGCGCGACCGGTTCGTGTGCCAGTATTGCGGCAGCCCGGACCAGCTGACGTTCGATCACGTAGTGCCCCGCCGCCTGGGCGGCCGCACCACCTGGGAAAACGTGTCGACCGCCTGCGCGCCGTGCAACCTGCGCAAGGGCGGGCGCACGCCGAAGCAGGCGCACATGCGGCTGATGGAGGAACCGATCCGCCCGACAACCTGGCAATTGCAGGAAAAGGGCCGGGCGTTCCCGCCCAACTACCTGCACGAAAGCTGGCGCGACTGGCTTTACTGGGACGTCGAACTGGAAAGCTGA
- the cydX gene encoding cytochrome bd-I oxidase subunit CydX, whose amino-acid sequence MWYFSWILGLGLALAFGIINGMWHEFNSPIDDDPAI is encoded by the coding sequence ATGTGGTATTTTTCGTGGATTCTGGGCCTGGGCCTCGCGCTGGCCTTTGGTATCATCAACGGCATGTGGCACGAATTCAACTCGCCGATCGACGACGATCCCGCGATCTGA
- the recQ gene encoding DNA helicase RecQ, whose product MHAVFGFSAFRGVQEQVVARVLAGQSTLAVMPTGAGKSLTYQLPAVMMAGTCVVVSPLIALMHDQLRSATANGIRAATLTSVDTDRGQTIDRFLSGDLDLLYVAPERASQPHFRELLTQGRVALFAIDEAHCVSEWGHDFRPDYRLLRPMMDLFPAVPRLALTATADRHTRADILEQLGIAEDGLIVAGFDRPNIRYTITPRDNPLRQLTRLMAEQPGPGIVYAPTRAGVERLAEQLSGQGRPVLPYHAGLPPEVRAANQAAFVASEDMVMVATVAFGMGIDKPDVRFVAHAALPKSIEGYYQETGRAGRDGDPSVALLLWGADDFLRARQRIGEVEEHRRASERQRLDAMAGLVEAGGCRRAVLLRHFGEDPPPTCGNCDNCLSPPAQTDATELARKFLSAVYRTGQSFGFGHIEKVLTGRADERVTARGHDQLSVFGIVTAEDAPLLRVLSRALQARGSLVATEHGGLALGGDAREILKGDVRVDLILPPRQESGGRRRKGAAGAALNPVGDPLFDALRALRRDLAQEQGVPPYVIFHDSVLREMAATRPASRAELGGIGGVGARKLDAYGEQFLEVIRQH is encoded by the coding sequence CTGCACGCGGTGTTCGGGTTTTCGGCGTTCCGGGGCGTGCAGGAACAAGTGGTGGCGCGCGTGCTGGCGGGGCAATCGACGCTGGCGGTAATGCCCACCGGCGCGGGCAAGTCGCTGACCTACCAGTTGCCCGCCGTGATGATGGCGGGAACCTGCGTCGTCGTTTCGCCGCTGATCGCGCTGATGCACGACCAGTTGCGCTCGGCGACCGCCAACGGCATCCGCGCGGCGACGCTGACCAGCGTCGATACCGACCGGGGGCAGACCATCGACCGGTTCCTTTCGGGCGATCTCGATCTGCTCTACGTTGCGCCCGAACGCGCCAGCCAGCCGCACTTCCGCGAACTGCTGACCCAGGGCCGCGTGGCGCTGTTCGCCATCGACGAGGCGCATTGCGTGTCCGAATGGGGGCACGATTTCCGCCCGGACTATCGCCTGTTGCGGCCGATGATGGACCTGTTCCCGGCGGTGCCGCGCCTGGCGCTGACCGCCACGGCCGACCGGCACACGCGCGCGGACATCCTCGAACAGCTCGGCATCGCCGAAGACGGGCTGATCGTGGCCGGGTTCGACCGGCCCAACATCCGCTACACGATTACCCCGCGCGACAATCCGCTGCGCCAGCTTACCCGGCTGATGGCGGAGCAGCCGGGGCCGGGCATCGTCTATGCGCCCACCCGCGCCGGGGTGGAGCGGCTGGCGGAGCAGCTTTCCGGGCAGGGGCGGCCGGTGCTGCCCTATCACGCCGGCCTGCCGCCCGAGGTGCGCGCCGCCAACCAGGCCGCTTTCGTCGCCAGCGAGGACATGGTGATGGTGGCGACGGTCGCCTTCGGCATGGGCATCGACAAGCCGGACGTGCGCTTCGTCGCCCATGCCGCGCTGCCCAAGTCGATCGAGGGCTATTACCAGGAGACCGGGCGCGCCGGGCGCGACGGCGATCCTTCGGTGGCGCTGCTGCTGTGGGGCGCCGACGATTTCCTGCGCGCGCGCCAGCGCATCGGCGAGGTCGAGGAACACCGCCGCGCCAGCGAGCGCCAGCGGCTGGATGCCATGGCCGGGCTGGTCGAGGCCGGCGGGTGCCGCCGCGCGGTGCTGCTGCGCCACTTCGGCGAGGACCCGCCGCCGACCTGCGGCAATTGCGACAACTGCCTGTCGCCACCCGCGCAGACCGATGCCACCGAACTGGCGCGCAAGTTCCTGTCCGCCGTCTATCGCACGGGGCAGAGCTTCGGCTTCGGCCATATCGAGAAAGTGCTGACCGGCCGCGCCGACGAACGGGTGACGGCGCGTGGGCACGATCAGCTATCGGTCTTCGGCATCGTGACGGCGGAGGATGCGCCGCTGCTGCGCGTGCTGTCGCGGGCCTTGCAGGCGCGGGGCAGCCTTGTCGCCACCGAGCATGGCGGGCTGGCGCTGGGCGGCGACGCGCGGGAAATCCTGAAAGGCGATGTGCGCGTCGACCTGATCCTGCCGCCGCGCCAGGAAAGCGGTGGCCGGCGGCGCAAGGGCGCGGCCGGTGCCGCGCTCAACCCGGTGGGCGATCCGCTGTTCGACGCGTTGCGCGCGCTGCGCCGCGATCTGGCGCAGGAACAGGGCGTGCCGCCCTATGTGATCTTCCACGATTCGGTGCTGCGCGAGATGGCGGCGACCCGCCCCGCCAGCCGCGCCGAACTGGGCGGGATCGGCGGGGTGGGCGCACGCAAGCTCGATGCCTATGGCGAGCAATTCCTCGAGGTCATTCGGCAGCATTGA